In Humulus lupulus chromosome 7, drHumLupu1.1, whole genome shotgun sequence, the following are encoded in one genomic region:
- the LOC133791748 gene encoding uncharacterized protein LOC133791748, with the protein MATTSNQISFYAYKEPTITAELTMIDNGPRTAESTIEQQECEITEEINETFYFIDYAKLVTTEMLEQLENNKNKELSLDNIDSLVITNPRHPKFEIGQIYKDKATLKSFLSYFAITNHFQYKVFKSCSREYSIICLEKNCKFSDQQQATSKLIGNYIKPKFLNLKTTCTPLDIKGDLNDRYSIKMNYRKAWRSKEHALNKLRGNAKESYNLIPSYLYMLQKTNPGTIVDIEKGEDKSLLFLFMALNASLRGWEKCKPIIVVDGTFLKSAYGGTLLSASAQDARGKIFPLAFYMEDSENNKSWEWFFTKLRAAYGVREDQCIISDRHESIIKATNKVFPKITHGYCMFHLLRNLKTTYKKHAKEYSKIGYHKWSRFYSKNKRYSVMTSNIAESLNAATVAAREVPVTILLECLHGLLQDWTYTNRKLDQKTMTRLTPVAKQALTNNFVYSLRLTVKPANEYLFEVFKEDKSWIVNLKERICT; encoded by the exons ATGGCAACAACATCAAATCAAATTTCATTCTACGCATATAAAGAGCCAACAATAACAGCGGAACTGACGATGATTGACAATGGACCACGAACAGCAGAATCAACAATAGAACAACAAGAATGTGAAATCACGGAAGAAATCAATGAAACATTTTACTTCATTGACTATGCAAAGTTAGTCACTACAGAAATGCTGGAACAACTAGAGAACAACAAGAATAAGGAACTATCGCTTGACAATATAGATTCACTTGTAATCACAAACCCCCGCCATCCCAAATTTGAAATTGGTCAGATCTACAAAGACAAGGCAACACTAAAAAGCTTTCTCAGCTACTTTGCAATAACAAACCACTTCCAATACAAGGTGTTTAAATCATGCTCTAGAGAATACAGCATTATTTGTTTGGAAAAAAACTGCAA ATTCAGTGATCAACAACAAGCAACATCAAAATTAATAGGCAACTACATAAAGCCAAAGTTCCTCAACCTGAAAACAACATGCACTCCACTAGACATTAAAGGCGACTTGAATGATAGATACAGTATAAAGATGAATTATAGGAAAGCATGGAGAAGTAAGGAACATGCACTCAACAAATTACGAGGAAATGCAAAGGAATCTTACAACCTCATACCGAGTTACTTGTACATGCTACAAAAAACCAACCCTGGAACTATAGTTGACATTGAAAAAGGAGAAGATAAGAGTTTGTTGTTTCTATTCATGGCCTTGAATGCATCTTTGAGAGGCTGGGAAAAATGCAAACCTATAATAGTTGTTGATGGCACTTTCTTGAAGTCTGCATATGGAGGAACGTTGCTCTCTGCTAGTGCACAGGATGCAAGAGGTAAAATATTCCCACTTGCTTTTTATATGGAAGATTCTGAGAACAACAAGTCATGGGAGTGGTTTTTCACAAAATTAAGAGCAGCATATGGAGTTAGAGAAGACCAATGTATAATATCAGATCGACATGAAAGCATAATCAAAGCAACAAACAAagttttcccaaaaataacacATGGCTACTGCATGTTCCACCTATTAAGAAACCTGAAAACAACCTACAAGAAGCATGCCAAGGAATATAGT AAAATTGGATATCATAAATGGTCAAGATTCTACTCCAAAAACAAAAGGTACTCGGTAATGACTTCCAATATTGCTGAGTCACTTAACGCAGCCACCGTGGCAGCTAGAGAAGTACCTGTCACAATACTTTTGGAGTGTTTGCATGGATTACTCCAAGATTGGACATACACTAATAGGAAACTAGATCAAAAAACAATGACAAGATTGACACCAGTTGCAAAACAAGCACTCACCAACAACTTCGTATACTCTTTGAGATTAACT GTAAAGCCAGCAAATGAATATCTGTTTGAGGTATTTAAAGAAGATAAATCATGGATTGTAAATCTTAAAGAACGAATTTGCACTTGA